One window of the Lasioglossum baleicum chromosome 8, iyLasBale1, whole genome shotgun sequence genome contains the following:
- the LOC143211707 gene encoding uncharacterized protein LOC143211707, with the protein MVCMGQVWGIGKRLFRGEFKIRMFLFDCLVDGIMTYGAEIFRWKGREEELERVQRTYIKWCLKLDRTTSEYMVLGETMREKVRIRAGEKALRFEEKVERTEGRGLVKECVRERVKVWEIKRNSKERTEYLNSNEYSQAGIEEQRREGKETIEIIGDSEGAG; encoded by the coding sequence ATGGTATGTATGGGGCAAGTATGGGGCATAGGGAAAAGATTATTTAGGGGTGAATTTAAGATAAGAATGTTTTTGTTTGACTGTCTAGTAGATGGGATAATGACGTATGGGGCAGAAATATTTCGGTGGAAGGGAAGGGAGGAGGAACTGGAGAGAGTACAAAGGACATACATTAAATGGTGCCTGAAACTAGATAGGACAACGTCAGAGTACATGGTACTGGGGGAAACCATGAGAGAGAAGGTACGAATTAGAGCAGGAGAGAAAGCGTTAAGATTTGAGGAAAAAGTGGAGAGGACGGAGGGAAGAGGTCTGGTAAAGGAATGCGTAAGGGAAAGAGTGAAGGTGTGGGAGATAAAAAGAAATAGCAAAGAGAGGACGGAGTACCTGAACAGCAATGAATACAGTCAAGCGGGAATAGAGGAACAAAGAAGGGAAGGAAAAGAAACTATAGAAATTATCGGAGACTCTGAAGGAGCGGGATAG